The Kosakonia sacchari SP1 genome includes a window with the following:
- the ttcA gene encoding tRNA 2-thiocytidine(32) synthetase TtcA produces MIEKQEITKKEQYNLNKLQKRLRRNVGEAIADFNMIEEGDRIMVCLSGGKDSYSMLEILRNLQQSAPVNFSLVAVNLDQKQPGFPEHILPQYLDTLGVEYKIVEENTYGIVKEKIPEGKTTCSLCSRLRRGILYRTATELGATKIALGHHRDDILQTLFLNMFYGGKMKGMPPKLMSDDGKHIVIRPLAYCREKDIERFSEAKGFPIIPCNLCGSQPNLQRQVIADMLRDWDKRYPGRIETMFSAMQNVVPSHLSDINLFDFKGITHGSEVVNGGDLAFDREEIPLQPAGWQPEEDDSQLDELRLNVIEVK; encoded by the coding sequence ATGATTGAAAAGCAAGAGATTACAAAGAAAGAACAGTACAACCTTAACAAGTTGCAAAAGCGTCTGCGCCGTAACGTGGGCGAGGCCATTGCCGACTTCAACATGATTGAAGAAGGCGATCGCATTATGGTTTGCCTTTCCGGCGGTAAAGACAGTTACAGCATGCTGGAAATTTTGCGCAACCTGCAACAGAGCGCGCCGGTAAACTTTTCGCTGGTGGCGGTTAACCTCGACCAGAAGCAGCCGGGTTTCCCGGAACATATTCTGCCGCAGTATCTGGATACGCTGGGCGTGGAATACAAAATCGTGGAAGAAAACACGTACGGTATCGTTAAAGAGAAGATCCCGGAAGGCAAAACCACCTGTTCGCTCTGCTCACGCTTGCGTCGCGGCATTCTTTACCGCACAGCGACGGAGCTGGGTGCAACAAAAATCGCCCTTGGTCACCACCGCGACGACATCCTGCAAACGCTGTTTTTGAACATGTTCTACGGCGGAAAAATGAAAGGGATGCCGCCAAAACTGATGAGCGATGACGGTAAACACATCGTGATTCGCCCGCTGGCTTACTGCCGCGAAAAAGATATTGAGCGCTTCTCAGAAGCCAAAGGGTTCCCCATTATTCCGTGCAACCTGTGTGGATCCCAGCCGAACCTGCAACGCCAGGTCATTGCCGATATGCTGCGTGACTGGGACAAACGCTATCCTGGACGCATCGAAACCATGTTCAGCGCGATGCAAAACGTGGTGCCTTCGCACCTGAGCGATATTAATTTGTTCGACTTTAAAGGCATTACCCACGGTTCAGAAGTGGTGAACGGCGGCGATCTGGCTTTTGATCGGGAAGAGATCCCGCTGCAACCGGCGGGCTGGCAGCCGGAAGAGGATGATTCGCAACTCGATGAGCTGCGCCTCAACGTCATTGAAGTGAAATAA